The sequence CTCATTTTAGCGGTTATAATTTGTGATACCTGCTCCATATATTTTTGTGGGTTCTTCTTAAAAAGGTGGAGTGTTTTACTTCTTATCAGTATCTCAACAATAGTTTTTCTTGTTAAATTGGTTTCGTTCTGAAGATAAGCAATAATATCAGGCAGAGTTTCCTTCTGGTTATCCAAAACAACTGCATATCTGTCTGATTCTTTTGCCTCAATTCCACCCGCACTAATATCAAGCCCTGCTTTTGTATATATTAGCTTTGGTGAACTTACAAACAGGCTTCTCTGCATCTCTTTGCAACATTCCTCAATAAGCTTTTCACTGTCAAAGTCCACAGAATAGGTAGTCTTGTATTTTATCCTGTTCCAAAGCTCTTTAAATTCAGGGTCAAGGTATACCTGCTTATTAAGCTTAATAGTTTTTTTATCACTATTGTTCCTGATATTAAGTCCGCTGCACACTTTTCTGGCAAGAGCGGTAATCTCCGCTCTTACATGTTCATATTCTTCCGGTACATTTAGCTTGTTGTCTTTTATATCATTTTTCAGCTTGTACTGCACTTCACCTGATTCATTAATATAACCATTATTCAAAAATGCTTTGAAAATGGTTTCGGAAGCTTCCTGACCTAAATATTTTACACTTCCATCCACTTGTTTTACCGGGATGTTGGCAAACAAATGACTTTCAATAATACCAAATCTTATGCCGCTTTCAGTTTCGTATTCTTTCTGAAGTTTAGCTGCAAATTCCTCATAGCTTTCATTAGCGATAACCGTCAATGTGTTTATAAAAGAACCATACTGGCGTTCTCCTTCCTGATTAACACAAAGACGCAGGCCACGACCAATCTCTTGACGCTTTTTAACCTCGCTCTGTGTTTCATTTAGGGTACATATCTGGAACACATTGGGGTTATCCCAGCCTTCACGCAAAGCCGAGTGGGAGAAGATAAATCTAAGTTTAGTATCAAAAGATAAAAGGCGCTCCTTGTCTTTCATAATCAAGTTGTAAGTATCCTCATCATCTTGCGTAGAACCGCTGGTATCTTTTAAGACACCTTTCTTATCCGCTGAAAAATAGCCATTGTGGACTTCTTCAGCAGCGGTATCTAAATCAATATCTTTAAACAGCGTATTATACTTAGGCAGTCTTATGAGGTCTTTATAATGTTTTTCAAAGAGCTTTGCATAGATACCCTTTTGAGGATTCCCATTTTCATCATAGTAGCGATAATTTGCCACTCGGTCTATAAAGAACAGGCTCAGCACTTTTATTCCCAGCTTATTTAATACCAGTTCTTTGTCTAAATGCTCCTCTATAGTCTTTCTAATCATCTGTTCTTTTATGGCCAGGTCGTCCACATCTCCTATAGCTTTACCTATACGTAGAATATCCGGCTTGCTTGTAAAGGCAACGTATTCGTTCCCTTCTTCGCAATAAATCTCGCTGACAATATATCCTTCATAGACATCACGCCCTCCGGATTTTTCATAAAGGTCATCTCCACGTTTGACTGTTACCGCTTTCCGTTTTACCACACCTTTTCTATCTTTGACATCCATCTCTATTTTGGCTGTTATAGGAGATTTTTTATTGTCTACAGATAAAAGCTTCAAGTAAGCTTTATTGTGGTAGTCTTTAGTTGTAAACCCAGCAACTTCTATCTGCTTAACCAAACCCAAATTATAACTATCTACTGCATCCAGCTTATAAACCAGATTGTGCCTTTCCACATGGGTTGCTGAGTAACGTAATATACATAAAGGATTTAGAGATTTAATAGCTTCTTTGGCTTTAGGAGTCGTGTCTACCGATTGTGGCTCATCTATAATAACAATGGGTCTCGTCTCTTGAATAAGCTCAATAGGTTTCATACCGTTTAATCTATCATTTGTCCTATGAATAATATTGGCCTTATTTTCCTTAGTAGGGTCTGTAAAACTCTTCCTAAAAGCGTCAATGTTTATAACCATAATCTCAATATTATCGCTCACCGCAAAACTTCTTACCTGTTCCAGTTTGCTACTATCATATATGAAGTAGTGGTAAATTGTATTATCATATAATTCCTTAAAATGTTCCTCTGTAATCTGTAAGGTCTTATACACACCTTCTTTAATGGCAATACTGGGAACAACAATAATAAACTTGGAAAACCCATAGTTTTTATGGAGTTCAAAGATGGTCCTTAAGTAAACATAAGTTTTACCAGTACCGGTTTCCATCTCTATATCAAAGTCGTATTCTCCGGCTTTTAGAAACTTTGTCTGTGGCAGGCCATTCCTAAGCTGAACTTCTTGCAAATTCTTAAGTATCTCTTCTTCATCCAGTTCAAGCCTGTTGCCTATACCGTTTTCTGTATCAAACAGGCCTATTTGCCCATTATAAGCTGATACGGTAAAATTAGTATGCATAGGCGTTTGGCCTCTAAACAAATCCACAACGGAAGCTATGGCCTGCTGTTGGTATTCCAGGTTTTTATCAAATTTCAGCTTCATTTTAGACCATACCTCCCTATATAGTTATAAATTCTTCAATTCCGCCGGATTTAAGTATTTCCTTGATATTGGTCTTGTTACTGTCTGTCTTAAATCCATTATCCTTAAATACAACTCTGCTGCTTTCAGGTGATAATTCTTTTATTTTTGTCAAAATACCCTTAGCAACCTCTGTTGTAATTTCATTATCAAGGCAA comes from Acetivibrio thermocellus ATCC 27405 and encodes:
- a CDS encoding type III restriction-modification system endonuclease, which produces MKLKFDKNLEYQQQAIASVVDLFRGQTPMHTNFTVSAYNGQIGLFDTENGIGNRLELDEEEILKNLQEVQLRNGLPQTKFLKAGEYDFDIEMETGTGKTYVYLRTIFELHKNYGFSKFIIVVPSIAIKEGVYKTLQITEEHFKELYDNTIYHYFIYDSSKLEQVRSFAVSDNIEIMVINIDAFRKSFTDPTKENKANIIHRTNDRLNGMKPIELIQETRPIVIIDEPQSVDTTPKAKEAIKSLNPLCILRYSATHVERHNLVYKLDAVDSYNLGLVKQIEVAGFTTKDYHNKAYLKLLSVDNKKSPITAKIEMDVKDRKGVVKRKAVTVKRGDDLYEKSGGRDVYEGYIVSEIYCEEGNEYVAFTSKPDILRIGKAIGDVDDLAIKEQMIRKTIEEHLDKELVLNKLGIKVLSLFFIDRVANYRYYDENGNPQKGIYAKLFEKHYKDLIRLPKYNTLFKDIDLDTAAEEVHNGYFSADKKGVLKDTSGSTQDDEDTYNLIMKDKERLLSFDTKLRFIFSHSALREGWDNPNVFQICTLNETQSEVKKRQEIGRGLRLCVNQEGERQYGSFINTLTVIANESYEEFAAKLQKEYETESGIRFGIIESHLFANIPVKQVDGSVKYLGQEASETIFKAFLNNGYINESGEVQYKLKNDIKDNKLNVPEEYEHVRAEITALARKVCSGLNIRNNSDKKTIKLNKQVYLDPEFKELWNRIKYKTTYSVDFDSEKLIEECCKEMQRSLFVSSPKLIYTKAGLDISAGGIEAKESDRYAVVLDNQKETLPDIIAYLQNETNLTRKTIVEILIRSKTLHLFKKNPQKYMEQVSQIITAKMRNMIVDGIKYTKIGDDEYYAQELFESEELIGYLSKNMMASKKSVYEYVVYDSATEERFARSFENNSKVKLYAKLPGWFTIPTPLGSYNPDWAVLIDVDGKDKLYFVLETKADTMFDALRPTERAKIECGKKHFEALGTEVGFEDIDSFEGFIEEKVVVK